One Paroedura picta isolate Pp20150507F chromosome 16, Ppicta_v3.0, whole genome shotgun sequence genomic region harbors:
- the LOC143826562 gene encoding olfactory receptor 10G6-like yields MECGNGTSVLENFELLGFSYPKDLKSLLLFFFVLMYALSLTGNSLILLVVSLECRLHKPMYWFLCHLSVLDMMVSSVVVPKLIQWLVMGSGVISYAGCACQFFFFHLVGCTECLLYTVMAFDRFVAICKPLHYGTLMSQRVCCCLALSTWFGGSVHSVIQTPLTFRLPYGRGVLVPYIFCDVPAMLKLACADTALNETVMQVDVEIVAVTCFILILTSYVYIISAILRIPSSQGRHRAFSTCSAHITLVLIYYVPVVYNYLRPASQESLGGVVAMVYTAVTPFLNPLIYTLRNQEMKDGLWKLCRRKPKCCPPN; encoded by the coding sequence tcttctttgtcctcaTGTACGCCCTGTCCCTTACTGGGAACAGCTTGATCCTCTTAGTGGTGTCGCTGGAATGCCGCTTGCATAAACCCATGTACTGGTTCCTCTGCCACTTGTCCGTCCTGGACATGATGGTCTCCTCTGTGGTGGTGCCCAAACTGATCCAGTGGCTGGTCATGGGGAGTGGGGTTATCTCCTATGCAGGCTGCGCatgccagttcttcttctttcacCTCGTGGGCTGTACGGAATGCCTCCTGTACACAGTGATGGCCTTCGACCGCTTTGTGGCCATCTGCAAACCGCTGCACTACGGCACGCTCATGAGCCAACGCGTCTGCTGCTGCCTGGCCCTGAGCACCTGGTTTGGAGGCTCCGTGCATTCGGTGATACAGACCCCCCTCACTTTCCGCTTGCCCTATGGCCGAGGGGTCTTGGTGCCGTACATCTTCTGCGACGTCCCAGCTATGCTGAAGCTGGCCTGCGCGGACACGGCCCTCAACGAGACGGTGATGCAGGTGGACGTTGAGATTGTTGCCGTGACGTGCTTCATCTTGATTCTGACCTCCTACGTGTATATCATCTCGGCCATTCTGAGGATTCCCAGTTCTCAGGGAAGACACCGGGCCTTCTCCACTTGCTCGGCCCATATCACCCTGGTGCTGATCTATTATGTCCCTGTGGTTTATAACTACTTGCGGCCAGCATCTCAGGAATCCCTAGGGGGAGTGGTAGCCATGGTCTACACCGCAGTGACCCCTTTCTTAAACCCGCTCATATACACGCTGAGGAACCAAGAGATGAAGGACGGCCTGTGGAAACTCTGTCGTAGGAAGCCGAAGTGCTGCCCTCCCAACTGA